One Mesotoga sp. BH458_6_3_2_1 genomic window, GCAAGATTGTCGTGGTACCCAGAGACACTTTTATGACCGCACTTACGACGGGTTGGGAGGGCCTGAGCTGGAACGTGAAGTACGGTTACGTCGGGGCCAACGCCCTGGGTATGGATCTAGTTGCAGATGGAATAAACGAAGCCGGTCTCGCGTGCGGAGGATTCTACTTTACAGGTTGTGCGAAATATCAGAAGCTCGAAAAAGACCTCCATAAGTCCACTATATCTCAATATGATGTGATAGGCTGGATCCTTGGAAACTTCGCAACGGTGGAAGAAGTAAAATCGGCGCTAGATGATATTACGGTTTACGGGCTTGCCATTATGATAACGGAGTCTACTATGATGCCCCTTCACTATATTGTCTATGATGCTCATGGCGGCTGCATTGTAATAGAATACGTTGATGGTGAACTGAACATTCATGAAAATCCGCTTGGAGTAATTACAAACAATCCCACATTCGACTGGCATCTTCAGAATCTTTCGAACTACGTAAACCTGACTCCCGCAAACATCAAGAGTTCAAAGTTAGGTGATTTTGAAATTAGGGCGACAGGAAATGGAACTGGATTGCTTGGGCTTCCTGGGGACAACACATCTCCAAGCCGATTTGTGAGGGCGGCCTTCTATTCTCACGGAGAAGTGAAACCGGCTAATGCTGAATCGGCCGTCACACTAGCATGGCATATCCTCAACGCTCTGGATATTCCTGAAGGCCTCGTAGTCAATGAAGAGCTCGGAATAGTAATTTCAAGAGACATAGCTTACTGGTCGGCAGTAAGGGATTTGACCAACAGAGTCTACTATTACAGAACTTACGAGGACTTGAACATAAGAAAAGTAGAGCTTGATAGAATTGATTTCTTAAGCGGGAACATAAGATTTCTGAATATGAGCCACGAACACAATTACATAGATGTGACTGACGCAATCAAGTGAAAAAGCAGTTGTGAAGATGTCGAAGGGCTCCAAGGTTATGTGAGAACAAATACGTGGGAAAGAGCCCGTTCGACCAGAAAACGCTGTATGCTGTTGAAGACAACGTTATCCGTCAAAGGTCAGCCGCCCCCAGAGCAAGAGCAGAGGTGATGCGGCGAAAAGCAAAGCCGGAAGTGAGGCACGCATTCGCGAGGAAGTGATGCCCGGAAAAACGTCCGGGGAAGTGATGCTGCTTCGCAGGAGGCATTTTCTTTGTTCCGTCGCAGCGTGGCCAGTTCTTTGTTCTTCGTCAGGTATTCCGTCATTCTGAACTTGTTTCAGAATCTCGAAGTTTCTTTCTAGTCACTCATAATCTTTCCCTCGGCGAACGGAGAACCGCTCAACGATGAACCAGTTTCTTTTTACTCTTACGAACCCCCTACCTGCTGCCACCGACTACGGTTTCTCATGAGCCCAGATCCCGGATCA contains:
- a CDS encoding choloylglycine hydrolase family protein is translated as MKRLPMCVLFFVFLTVASMGCTGFRVISKDGAIVAARTLEFEFDLGSKIVVVPRDTFMTALTTGWEGLSWNVKYGYVGANALGMDLVADGINEAGLACGGFYFTGCAKYQKLEKDLHKSTISQYDVIGWILGNFATVEEVKSALDDITVYGLAIMITESTMMPLHYIVYDAHGGCIVIEYVDGELNIHENPLGVITNNPTFDWHLQNLSNYVNLTPANIKSSKLGDFEIRATGNGTGLLGLPGDNTSPSRFVRAAFYSHGEVKPANAESAVTLAWHILNALDIPEGLVVNEELGIVISRDIAYWSAVRDLTNRVYYYRTYEDLNIRKVELDRIDFLSGNIRFLNMSHEHNYIDVTDAIK